One Thermosphaera aggregans DNA segment encodes these proteins:
- a CDS encoding universal stress protein: protein MNGEEPSYRISFIYRKILVPVDGSEVSLKALELAIDLAKHYGSKITVVTVKSKGETLSQDPLAKAKARIAREPINVSYKTLEYDPSLESVSYRLIKEIVEEGYDLVIMGARGKTLYGELPIGSVALSLVINAPISVLVVR from the coding sequence TTGAATGGTGAAGAGCCCTCATATAGGATTAGTTTCATCTACAGGAAGATACTAGTCCCTGTTGATGGGAGCGAGGTAAGTCTTAAAGCACTGGAGCTGGCTATTGATTTAGCCAAGCATTATGGTTCAAAGATAACAGTGGTAACTGTTAAAAGCAAGGGAGAAACCCTCAGCCAAGACCCGCTGGCGAAGGCTAAGGCGAGAATAGCTAGAGAACCTATTAACGTTTCATATAAGACGCTCGAATATGATCCTAGCCTGGAAAGCGTCAGCTATCGGTTGATAAAAGAAATCGTTGAGGAAGGTTACGACCTAGTGATAATGGGAGCCAGGGGCAAAACACTCTATGGCGAACTCCCCATTGGCAGCGTGGCACTATCTCTCGTAATAAACGCTCCTATTTCAGTCCTAGTGGTTAGGTAA
- a CDS encoding glycogen/starch/alpha-glucan phosphorylase → MVIVSITPEIAIEGGRIYAGGLGVLEGDKLLGAGDMGLDYLALSLFYRQGYTSISFKGVEPVLQPEEQDQEFISKLSQEKEFSVQLRGEDVIVRPWVFKYKTAKAVLFEAVCPFWARRLTDRVYYENSIEETFYKYALLAKASAYYLKNYVGLDKVSVIDLEESYASLILNVLEVSRISRIIIHTPGPWGHPSFPGEFIAREFGVFLGDYINLTEFSLSKLDKGIVVSKKQEAVAAAIFPKYKEKIVSITNGIHLGRWMHPALREAVNSSTISIDLLKRVRQSAKEEAFSLIKSFKGNVNMDGRIVIAWTRRLARYKRPYFIARFIEENPDINAFFIIAGKPHPRDSDGIGYLKKFRELDLKLTNVAYIPDYNIEKARTIIQGSDLLLFTPFPGWEACGTSYMKAMVNGVPVLSSRDGGVLEVVEDGVNSWLFGIEPSDFINIYTDQRAREIDEKDYYEFRNKLLWIIELYQRDPEKYWEVAFNSLKTAPGKVDIREALKKYYIKM, encoded by the coding sequence ATGGTTATCGTCAGCATAACACCTGAAATCGCCATTGAAGGCGGGAGAATATACGCCGGCGGCCTAGGTGTTTTGGAAGGAGACAAGTTGCTGGGAGCGGGCGACATGGGGCTTGACTACCTAGCTCTCTCCCTCTTCTACCGCCAGGGATACACAAGTATTAGCTTCAAAGGGGTTGAGCCGGTACTTCAGCCCGAGGAACAAGACCAGGAATTCATCTCAAAGCTCTCGCAAGAGAAAGAATTCAGTGTGCAATTACGTGGAGAAGATGTCATTGTTAGACCATGGGTATTCAAGTATAAGACAGCGAAGGCAGTCTTATTCGAAGCGGTATGCCCGTTCTGGGCTAGAAGGCTTACAGATAGGGTTTACTATGAAAACAGTATTGAGGAAACCTTCTACAAGTATGCCTTATTGGCAAAGGCATCGGCATACTATTTGAAAAACTATGTTGGACTCGATAAGGTGAGCGTTATAGATTTAGAAGAGAGCTATGCCTCTCTCATTCTCAACGTGCTGGAGGTATCAAGGATTTCGCGCATCATAATACACACTCCCGGGCCATGGGGGCATCCGAGCTTCCCGGGAGAGTTCATTGCTAGAGAATTCGGCGTGTTCCTAGGAGACTATATTAATCTAACAGAGTTCTCCCTCTCCAAACTAGACAAGGGTATAGTTGTTTCGAAGAAGCAGGAAGCGGTTGCTGCCGCCATTTTTCCAAAGTACAAGGAAAAGATAGTTTCAATCACTAATGGTATACATCTAGGGAGGTGGATGCATCCAGCTCTGCGTGAAGCAGTGAACAGTTCAACTATTAGCATCGATCTTTTGAAGAGAGTTAGACAGAGCGCTAAGGAGGAAGCTTTTTCGCTAATTAAAAGCTTCAAAGGCAACGTCAACATGGATGGAAGAATAGTGATCGCATGGACTAGGAGGCTGGCAAGGTATAAGCGTCCATACTTTATCGCGAGATTTATAGAGGAAAACCCTGATATTAACGCGTTCTTCATAATTGCTGGTAAACCCCACCCAAGAGACTCCGACGGAATAGGTTACTTGAAGAAATTCAGAGAGCTGGACTTAAAGCTTACTAACGTGGCGTATATACCCGATTACAACATTGAGAAGGCGAGAACAATAATTCAGGGATCAGACTTACTGTTGTTCACGCCTTTCCCAGGCTGGGAGGCTTGCGGTACGAGCTACATGAAAGCCATGGTGAACGGGGTTCCGGTTCTCTCCAGCAGAGATGGCGGCGTTCTCGAGGTTGTTGAGGACGGGGTTAACAGCTGGCTCTTCGGCATTGAACCCTCAGACTTCATAAACATATACACTGATCAAAGGGCCAGGGAAATCGATGAGAAGGATTACTACGAGTTCAGAAACAAGTTGCTCTGGATAATTGAACTCTACCAGAGGGATCCGGAAAAGTATTGGGAAGTAGCTTTCAACAGCTTGAAGACTGCCCCGGGCAAGGTAGACATTAGAGAAGCGTTGAAAAAATACTATATTAAAATGTAG